In Capsicum annuum cultivar UCD-10X-F1 chromosome 11, UCD10Xv1.1, whole genome shotgun sequence, one genomic interval encodes:
- the LOC107847712 gene encoding LOW QUALITY PROTEIN: putative multidrug resistance protein (The sequence of the model RefSeq protein was modified relative to this genomic sequence to represent the inferred CDS: inserted 8 bases in 5 codons; deleted 4 bases in 3 codons; substituted 6 bases at 6 genomic stop codons) — translation IGLRKEQNYVSTKDAYGVVGSIAEQAISLIRTVNSYVGENEMVKIFCNALDESLKLGVKQGLTXGLLLGSMGMIXVSWAFQSSAGIVLVANRGESGGPVFISSLCVVLGGLSCMSALPNIXFITEATITAARIFELIDRVPQIDSEDGKGKLLAYIRGDIEFKELTFSYPSRPDILVLCDFSLKVKAGRTVAIVGGSGSGKSTVISLLERFYDLIKRDILFDGHKIKKLQFKWLRSQMGFVNQEPVLFATSIKGNILFGKXGASVKMVVQAAKAANMHEFIASLPDGYDTRVGQFGFQLSGGQKQRIAIERVLIKDPKILLLDEAISSLDTQSERIVQEALDHASQERTTIIIAYCPSTIXTADKIVVLESGRIVESGSHDDLMSKTDEESGVYYKMVKLQQSTTNCEGLSSLFLPKEARSYTRRSYNMPVPSCFYVKLAXNSPASPFRPTISVSYAPSIHTCSYYDSDGEYLQNFSHPSPSTWHLLQMNAPECXALLGCLGGITFGVLQTLYAFFLGSVVSVYTSNDSSKIKSEIKIYSSLLGLTSSIANLLQHYNFSKMGEKLTKKVREKVLSNLLTFEVGWFDQNQNTRAVVCARFSTEARMVRSLVSDRMSLLLQVSVSALITFVLALIVAWRVAIALISIQPLLIASFYWRSVLMKTISERSQKAQSEGSQLASAALINHRTITAFSSQDRILDLFAETPKGPRIENIRHSLLSGAGLFCSXFLATAAIALTYWYVGRLMTETQLTSKHLFQVFFLLMSTGKNITDTGSITSDLARGSSAVASVFATLDGKTEIEPESPEGLKATKVSKGKIELKNVFFYYLSRPDQAIFQGINLKIESGKTVALVRRSGSGKSTIIGLIERFYDPIKGQVLIDDRDIIKSYNLKSLRSQIALVSQEPALFAGSICENISYRKEESTESEIKKATICANAHEFISAMEDGYETYCGERGVQLSGGQRXRIALLRAMLKNPTILLLDEATSIALDSVSENLVQEALEKMMISRTNVVVAQRXSMIQKXDIIALIKNRKVVEQRSHSQLLALGKNGSYYGLMKLQSGHSLYR, via the exons attgggCTTCGGAAggaacaaaattacgtgtctacaaagGATGCCTATGGAGTTGTAGGGAGTATAGCTGAACAAGCAATTTCATTGATTCGTACAGTTAATTCTTACGTTGGAGAAAATGAAATGGTAAAAATATTTTGCAATGCTCTTGATGAAAGTTTGAAACTTGGTGTGAAGCAAGGACTTACTTAGGGATTGTTGTTAGGAAGTATGGGAATGAT TGTGTCGTGGGCATTTCAATCATCGGCAGGAATTGTCCTTGTTGCTAATAGAGGAGAAAGTGGTGGCCCTGTTTTCATATCATCTCTTTGTGTTGTTCTTGGAGGATT GTCATGTATGAGTGCACTTCCGAATATCTAATTCATCACAGAGGCAACAATTACTGCTGCAAGAATTTTCGAACTAATCGATCGTGTTCCTCAAATAGATTCTGAAGATGGTAAAGGGAAACTTCTAGCATATATAAGAGGAGATATCGAGTTTAAGGAGCTAACTTTTAGCTATCCATCAAGACCAGATATCCTGGTCCTCTGTGATTTTAGTCTTAAAGTGAAAGCTGGAAGGACAGTAGCAATTGTGGGAGGCAGTGGTTCTGGAAAGTCCACTGTCATTTCTTTGCTAGAAAGGTTTTATGATCTAATCAAAAGAGATATCTTATTTGAtggacataaaataaaaaaactgcaGTTTAAATGGTTGAGATCTCAGATGGGGTTCGTAAATCAGGAGCCTGTTCTATTTGCTACATCCATCAAGGGAAATATACTCTTCGGGAAATAAGGAGCATCAGTGAAAATGGTTGTTCAAGCTGCTAAGGCTGCAAACATGCATGAATTTATAGCCTCATTACCTGATGGATATGATACTCGT GTGGGACAATTTGGTTTTCAATTATCGGGAGGACAGAAGCAAAGGATTGCTATAGAAAGGGTATTGATTAAGGACCCAAAAATTCTCTTACTTGATGAGGCTATAAGCTCTCTGGATACACAATCAGAAAGAATTGTTCAAGAGGCCCTAGACCATGCTTCACAAGAAAGGACAACAATCATCATTGCCTATTGCCCCAGTACAAT CACGGCTGACAAAATTGTAGTCCTTGAGTCAGGGAGAATAGTTGAATCTGGTTCTCATGATGATCTAATGAGTAAGACTGATGAAGAAAGTGGGGTTTACTATAAAATGGTCAAATTGCAGCAATCAACAACAAATTGTGAAGGGCTATCTAGTCTGTTCCTTCCAAAAGAGGCCAGAAGTTACACAAGGAGGAGTTATAATATGCCTGTCCCCTCATGTTTCTATGTCAAGTTGGC AAATAGTCCTGCCTCACCGTTTAGACCAACAATAAGTGTTAGTTATGCTCCCTCCATTCATACATGCTCTTATTATGATAGTGACGGTGAATATTTACAGAATTTCTCTCATCCAAGTCCCTCAACTTGGCATTTGCTCCAGATGAATGCACCAGAGT AAGCGTTATTGGGATGTTTAGGAGGTATTACCTTTGGTGTACTTCAAACACTTTATGCATTTTTCTTGGGATCAGTTGTATCAGTGTATACATCAAATGACAGTTCAAAGATAAAGTCAGAGATCAAAATTTACAGCAGTCTTTTAGGTTTGACTAGTTCCATTGCCAATCTACTCCAACATTACAATTTTTCTAAAATGGGAGAGAAACTGACCAAAAAAGTCAGAGAAAAGGTGCTTTCGAACTTGCTCACATTTGAGGTGGGCTGGTTTGATCAAAACCAGAACACGCGTGCAGTAGTTTGTGCAAGGTTCTCCACCGAAGCCCGTATGGTTCGATCCCTTGTTAGTGACCGTATGTCATTGCTATTACAGGTTTCTGTCAGTGCTTTGATTACTTTTGTGCTTGCATTAATTGTCGCATGGAGAGTTGCCATTGCACTGATATCTATACAACCTTTACTCATAGCAAGCTTCTACTGGCGAAGTGTTCTGATGAAAACAATATCGGAAAGATCCCAAAAGGCACAGAGTGAAGGAAGCCAGCTAGCAAGTGCAGCACTGATCAATCATAGGACTATCACAGCCTTCTCTTCTCAAGATAGAATACTGGACCTATTTGCTGAAACTCCGAAAGGCCCCCGAATAGAAAATATTCGACATTCATTGCTTTCTGGTGCTGGCTTGTTTTGCTCTTAGTTTCTAGCTACAGCTGCCATTGCCTTAACATATTGGTATGTGGGAAGACTAATG ACAGAAACTCAACTCACCTCAAAGCACCTATTTCAAGTTTTCTTCCTTCTGATGAGTACTGGGAAAAATATCACAGATACTGGAAGTATAACTTCTGATTTGGCAAGAGGTAGCAGTGCAGTTGCATCTGTATTTGCTACCTTAGATGGCAAGACTGAGATTGAACCCGAGAGTCCTGAAGGGCTTAAAGCCACAAAGGtatcaaaaggaaaaatagagCTGAAGAATGTCTTCTTTTATTATCTGTCTAGGCCTGATCAAGCAATCTTCCAAGGAATAAATCTGAAAATTGAATCTGGAAAAACAGTAGCACTTGTCCGGCGAAGTGGTTCAGGAAAATCCACCATCATTGGCTTGATAGAAAGATTCTATGATCCAATAAAGGGACAAGTTCTAatcgatgatagagacatcatcAAAAGCTACAACTTGAAGAGCTTACGATCACAGATTGCTCTAGTGAGTCAAGAACCTGCCCTTTTTGCAGGATCCATATGCGAAAATATTAGTTATAGGAAAGAAGAATCCACCGAGTCCGAAATCAAGAAAGCTACAATTTGTGCCAATGCCCATGAATTTATAAG TGCTATGGAGGATGGCTATGAAACTTATTGTGGTGAAAGAGGAGTCCAGCTCTCAGGAGGCCAAAGATAGAGAATAGCACTTTTACGAGCGATGCTAAAGAATCCAACTATACTT